A window from Sebastes fasciatus isolate fSebFas1 chromosome 22, fSebFas1.pri, whole genome shotgun sequence encodes these proteins:
- the LOC141761242 gene encoding butyrophilin subfamily 3 member A2-like: MHHPIVATLGDDITLPCHLVPAEDATDLTLEWTRPDLNPRFVHVWRSGQELVSKKHKSYEGRTSLFLDELKSGNISLKLSKVKIADQGRYRCFIPGLDRQSFVELVVGAVSSPVITLAGINKASSGVMLDCRSEGWYPEPEVLWLDGEGNLLSAGPPETVRGPDDLYTVSSRVTVEKRHSNSFTCRVQQKNIN; encoded by the exons ATGCACCAT CCAATAGTAGCAACACTTGGCGATGACATCACTTTGCCATGTCATCTGGTACCTGCGGAAGATGCTACTGACTTGACGTTGGAGTGGACGAGGCCTGACCTGAACCCCAGGTTTGTCCATGTGTGGCGTTCTGGTCAAGAACTCGtgagtaaaaaacacaaatcctACGAGGGAAGAACATCACTGTTCCTCGACGAGCTGAAGTCTGGAAACATTTCACTGAAACTGTCCAAAGTGAAAATCGCCGATCAGGGAAGATACAGATGTTTTATTCCAGGACTGGACCGGCAATCTTTTGTTGAACTAGTTGTTG GTGCTGTCTCCTCACCCGTCATAACTTTAGCAGGGATCAATAAGGCCAGCAGTGGAGTGATGTTAGACTGCAGGTCTGAAGGCTGGTATCCAGAGCCTGAGGTGTTGTGGCTGGACGGTGAGGGaaacctcctctctgctggaccTCCAGAGACAGTCAGAGGTCCTGATGACCTCTATACTGTCAGCAGCAGAGTGACTGTGGAGAAGAGACACagcaacagcttcacctgtagaGTCCAACAGAAGAACATCAACTAG
- the LOC141761243 gene encoding butyrophilin subfamily 3 member A2-like, whose amino-acid sequence MKLVINSSFKMLPQRTGLSLQSPLRPISVLVFHLLLTHSCRGQSQMIGLSQPIVALVGDDIILPCHLEPAVDVSAMTLEWTRPDLNSIAVFMWRAGKDLVHVKDLSYTGRTSLFTDGLKNGNISLKLSKVKLSDKGRYKCYVAVLDKESLVELVVASGAASYPVITLAGIDEATGGVMLDCRSEGWYPEPEVLWLDGEGNLLSAGPPETVRGPDDLYTVSSRVTVEKRHSNSFTCRVQQKNTNQTRETHIPISNDFFKLQSSSSPVTTGLAVSLAVWIIMFILLLLFIVWKWRKNRIKTQRNPLDQRERETLMKSKLVETKGAELQQLHEEKKRNENELQSLKEELENKKKEMERIQNTQVVII is encoded by the exons atgaagctggttatcaactcg AGCTTTAAGATGCTTCCCCAGAGGACCGGACTGTCCCTTCAGTCTCCACTCAGACCCAtcagtgttttggttttccatctTCTCCTAACACACTCTTGTAGAG GTCAGTCTCAGATGATTGGTCTATCTCAGCCAATAGTAGCATTAGTTGGCGATGACATCATTTTGCCATGCCATCTGGAACCTGCAGTGGATGTTTCTGCCATGACGTTGGAGTGGACGAGACCCGACCTGAACTCTATAGCTGTCTTTATGTGGCGTGCTGGCAAGGACCTCGTACATGTTAAAGATCTATCCTACACAGGAAGAACATCACTGTTCACTGATGGACTGAAGAACGGAAACATTTCACTGAAACTCTCCAAAGTGAAACTTTCTGATAAGGGGAGATACAAATGCTATGTTGCAGTCCTGGATAAAGAATCTTTGGTTGAGCTTGTTGTTG CATCAGGTGCTGCTTCCTACCCGGTCATAACTTTAGCAGGGATTGATGAAGCCACCGGAGGAGTGATGTTAGACTGCAGGTCTGAAGGCTGGTATCCAGAGCCTGAGGTGTTGTGGCTGGACGGTGAGGGaaacctcctctctgctggaccTCCAGAGACAGTCAGAGGTCCTGATGACCTCTATACTGTCAGCAGCAGAGTGACTGTGGAGAAGAGACACagcaacagcttcacctgtagaGTCCAACAGAAGAACACCAACCAGACCAGAGAGACACACATCCCtatttcaa atgaTTTCTTTAAGCTCCAGTCCAGTTCTTCTCCTGTCACAACTGGTTTAGCTGTTAGTTTGGCTGTTTGGATCATCATGTTTATTCTGTTGCTTCTCTTTATTGTGTGGAAATGGAGAAAAAACAGAATCA agacacagagaaaccCCCTggatcaaagagagagagagacgctcaTGAAGAGCAAACTT GTAGAAACTAAAGgagctgagctgcagcagctccatgaagagaagaagaggaacgaGAACGAGCTGCAGAGCCTGAAGGAAGAGCTGGAGAACAAGAAGAAAGAG ATGGAGAGAATTCAAAACACCCAAGTGGTCATCATAtaa